In Quercus robur chromosome 11, dhQueRobu3.1, whole genome shotgun sequence, the sequence tgaaatttcagaatataaAATTCAGACATCTCCAAACTTTAAggatgtaatttgcaatttaccctactTTTTATATTGAGATCATGTTCTATATGACAACACTACACACAATAAGCTCCTCAGAATTAGTTTTAAATgtcaaaagtaaatttttttgggtcaacTTTTCTGTTTATATTTCCTGTTTTGCTTTTTACttagtttatttgttatttttaactaCACAGTTTAAAATgtcttaaaacattttttttttttgtcacatgcTGAAATGtattatttctcaattttataaacaaaaagtcTTTAAAACAAATGGACCTGGGGTTCCAACAAGAATAAGAATGACCAATTActttttatatagaaaatgtTCTATATACAGCACTACAAACAATAAGTTCCTCAGgatattagttttaaatttctaaaaaactcttcttcttctttttgggtaaaattttctgtttatatatgttgtccttttttcttttttcttttttcttttttcttttttgatacaatatatgttgtcttttttgttgttgctatagttagtttatttgttatttttaacttgACAGTTTAAAAAGTCTTATAACGGTTTTTTTGGTCAACTTTTCTGTTAATACTTCATTTTACTTTGTTTAGTTGCTACATGTAACTGTCTAGTTTTAACTTCCACTTAATTGTTCCTTCTTTTAGCTAAATCAGAAAAAAGTTCATGATGGCTACCTTTAGTAAGGAGGATACTTACGTAGTCCTTGATATAAAAGGAGTACTAATATTAGTCTATTAAAtcagaaaattcataaattttcatAACTACTGGCGACATTGTGGGTTGTAATCAACTAATTGGTGTATAATGAAGTAACACTAATGGTGAACTCATGTGAAAATAATGTTTGcctcaaaaaaaagaagtgaaaataATATGTACTACTTTAATCATGATCCACCACCTATGGAATTTGCGAAAACAGTTAAATGGAAATATAACTAATGAAAAGTCTAGGATCACAAAATTTTTCACGACTTCTTGCCACAACTGTAACGTGGCAGAGTGtaattggtaaagaaaaaaataataggtCTATGTGTAAATGATAGTTAACCACTCATAATCTGCCACGTCAAAGTTgtggtaattaaaaaaaaattgtgaaataatttgtaGTTCTAGAACTACTCTACAACTAAACTCTATTCTTGGAAAATGCTGAACCAACTTTTTTCAATTAGAAACATTGGATATCaacaagaaaaaattgatgGTTAGAAATATCCAATTATGCTAGAGGCCACCATTTTCTCCcatcctcttttcttttttttggtagcaAGTTCAGGTCCCATAGGATCCACACGTGACCTTTTTCAGCTGCACAAAATGCGGAAaatagaattatatatatacttggcTGAACCACCTGTCTTCCAAACTATTTGGAGTGATAAATAGGAAAAATTGTGGTTAGAAATTTCTGAAGTTAGACAATCGatctcctctttttcttttacttttctattAGCAACTTCTGGTCTCCATACTAGCCAGAGTCAGCAAGTTAGGAAAGAAACTGAAGAAATGGCAGGAGGGACTTTTGCCACCCAAGGAAGTCACCCTAGGCACGCAGCAGATGGAGCTATAACGGGGTCCGTAGTCATAATCTGCATTGTTGCGGCTTCAGCTGGGTTGATTTTTGGCTACGATGTTGGCATTTCTGGTTAAttacagctctctctctctctctctctctctctctctctttctctctacaCATGCATGGGATTTTTTTAAACTAGAATTTGAATCAATGACgcttattatataataataattcttttatgaTCAGACCAAAACGccaatcaattttttgtgtaaGTGAGATTCAAATACAAGTCTTTTAGTTGAACTAACCCACCATAGGCATTGGATTTTCGTACGAAATTGCACAATCCAATATAACTTGTACAATAATGTGTAGTTTTTATCTTTTAGTTGTAACAATATATTACTGAATATCTAATCATTCATCTTTTCCAAGATTTCTCTTCATGCTAATTCACTAGAATCACAACCTTGTAACTTTAATCAGCTAGGATTTATGTACACAAAGATTGAGTTTTCAGTTTACTTCCAATTGTGATATTTTGAATTAAAGccaaaatatatgtatatgttttgAATTGCAGGAGGTGTAACAGCAATGCCACCATTTCTGGAGAAGTTCTTCCCATCAATTCCAAAGAAAATGGCAGAGGCAAAGCCAAATCAATATTGTATATTCGACAGTCAAGCCCTTACTGCATTTACATCCTCATTGTACATATCTGGTTTGGTGTCATCTCTTATAGCCGGTCGTGTCACCACAACTACAGGGCGTAGGGGCATTTTGATTATTGGTGGCATCATCTTCATGATCGGTACATTACTTGGTGTTGTTGCCGTGAATCTTGCAATGCTCATTTTGGGACGCCTCCTCCTGGGATTTGGGGTTGGTTTCACAAATCAGGTTACCCTCTAACCACAATGATGCATGGCCTATCTTTTATAACGGGTATACAATAACAACCCTTACTTGCCATATATTAAACAAAGGTGAGGTGAAGCCATGACTTGTGTAAATGTGAAAGGACAACATTTCCATCCAATACTCCAATGTATAAAATTAGAATACAAGATCAAAACATGCATGTAATGTCAGCATGTACGTACAGTTGTAAGATCCACACATTCTTAGTTGACTACAAACCAAACCCAACTTAATTAAAATGCTTATTGTATACTTTCTTACAAATTAAGGGGTCGTTCAGTATAGGAGTTTAAtaatatgttttcaatttttaaacaacattacacgcatttatacacaatttttcactcgtacgtattttcaaaaaatacaaacaacgttactagaataaTGTTACCAAACGGCccctaaatatttttcttttttctttttacacaCGGATTGGATTTGGGTCCAGTGTCCTGTACACTTGCTGATAAATGACAAGCGTTAGACACGTGTCAACATTCCCTTCAAGTTTGCCCTCTATACTAAGGATATCggtttataaactatttttagaaacattttatgagACTAATCTATACATACACAGGCAGCCCCAATATACATAACAGAGATGGCACCACCAAAATGGCGAGGCGCATTTACCACAGCCTTCCAATCCTTCCTCGGCGGAGGGGCGCTACTTGCAACAATAATAAACTGGTTTGCGTCTAAGATGGGTGAAAACGGGTGGCGATTTTCTCTCGGCTGTGCCGGAATTCCTGCCATCATCATGACAGTGGGTGCATTCTTCATTCCAGACACACCCAGTAGCCTCATCCAACGGGGTCAGCTTCAAAAAGCCAGGCAATCCCTCAACCAAGTCCGTGGCGTGGACTCGGACACTGAAGCTGAGCTCAACAATCTGATCAACTACCATGAAGCAGCCAAAGCCGCCACTAAGCAACCTTACAAGACCATATTCCAAAGAAAGTATCGTCCACACCTTGTGATGACAGCAGCAATTCCATCGTTTCAGCAGTTGACAGGGATCAACATTGTGGCCTTCTATGCGCCTGTTTTATTTCGTTCTGTTGGATTAAGTTTGAGTGGTTCTTTGATTGGAGCTATTATACttaatttcatcaatttttcgTCTACATTTGTTTCAGCTTATTCTGTTGATAGGTTTGGACGAAGACTGTTGTTCTTGGAAGCTGGTGTCCAGATTATCCTCTGCCAGGTTAGTTAGGGAATCGAATGACATTTttcaccacttttttttttttttttgcaacattgaCCGTGACTTAATAACTTATTAAGGTTGTGATTAGCATTGGgttaaaaattcaatattttttactattcaacttatttttactactatttataggtcttattgtactttttagtactattcataagactcactgtactattttgggctatattttagttttatctacagtactttcaacaacaaaaatttgatttcagctaaataagttatTTCCAAACAGATTCTAAgattattaaccaaaaaaaaaaaaaaaaaacccttactAAGATTGTCATCGACACCACTTTTAgtatgcacttttttttttttggaaaagcaTTGAtcgcaataatttttttttttttttttttttttggagaaggtgATTACGATAGgttaaattatgaaaaatgttgtgttcctaaaattattgtataaaatttcaataatcACTAACAATTTACTAAAAAACCACTTACAAACTAAAGCTGTAATAAACATGATTAATGTCACAAGGAAATAGTAAGTTAAAAAGGGAAATTATTGGTTTACAGTGTAGaatataaactaataatttttcaattaaaaatatgttaaagaTATTACTAAATTTATTGTGTAGTAATTACTAGTATCACTCATAAATATTCTATCCATTATACAAAACTCTCATTTGTCATCTCAGGCTCAATCTCTCGTAGCATCATtcatgataaataaaaattttgattatttattttggacTTTCCCCTAACTTTTATTGATATGTACTTAATTAATTGTGTTATTATGTACGTGTTGCAGTTGATCTTGGCATATATATTTTCAGCAGAACTAGGGACTGCAGGCACATCAAGTTTCTCAAAGGGATCAGCCATTCTGGTACTGGTCCTAATGTGTATAATCGCCGCCGGATTTGGGTGGTCATGGGGACCTCTAACGTGGATTGTGCCGAGCGAAATCTTGCCGTTGGAAGTCAGACCAGCCGGGCAAGGCATATGCATTGCCAGCAATTTTTTGTTGACGTTCATCCTGTCTCAGGTGTTCTTGTCCATCTTATGTAAGATGAAATATGGGGTGTTCTTGTTCTACGCCGGGTGGGTTATGATAATGACCGTTTTTGTGGGGCTCTTTTTGCCGGAGACTAAGGGGATTCCCTTACAAGAAATGAACAAAATCTGGCAAGACCATTGGTTCTGGAATCGATTCGTTGAAGACCCTTCCTCAAACTATGCAAATTTGATCGAGTAAGTTTAATAAGTTACTACAAAACTTTGTTTGTGACTCAACTGCTGGGACTAGGGGAGTTTCTTATTACTTTCATTTCGCTATAGCGGGaatcagaatcagaatcagCCTGGACATTCACTTTGATCTTTGGGAAGTGATACAGAACTCATCAGTGTAGTCGATGATTTGACTACTGTTGTATCGAGAGATTAGATCGCAGCTAgattagcttattttttttgttgaacagAAATCATGTACTTGCTTTGTTAACcaaataaattttgttcttgCATTTGTTGAATATTATCTATAGAATTCAAGAATTCTGCCAAGAACAGCATAGTGCGTGCATGCACGCGTTCAAAAGTACAATTCAGCCGTTAAACTCGACATTCCaaacttgaaattaaaattaacctTGAAGATTGATGTTCGAGATGCTTACAAGTGTGCTCATATGATCAATCACTACTTCTAGTTCTGGGAACACCTCCTGCATATTATATAGGTTAACACCAAAGACCTGTTTGCCTAAGATCCTACGTGATTATTAGGTAAACAACCGTCTGCTCAttaaattatgacaaaaataaGGCTAAGATTTAATAAACTCATGACACAATAAGACAAACAGATTTGAAGAACCCTGCAGCACATCCTTTTTGGTTTCTAGCATCAAAAAGGATGTGACCACCCAGGGCTCAAGCTCAAATCCAGCATCAAcattcttttcctccgcttggGATACTTGAATGACTTGATAGCAaatgggaaataaaaaatagtccGATTATCATAAACATTTAGGATTTAGCTATAGGTATGAGGCCCCTCTACGCAAAAGTGGAAATGAAATCATGAATTCAATCCAATACACGAGTGTGTGAGTGTATTTTCCTATAAAGAAAAACCCTTTTAACAGCCAGAGGATAA encodes:
- the LOC126704830 gene encoding sugar transport protein 5-like; this encodes MAGGTFATQGSHPRHAADGAITGSVVIICIVAASAGLIFGYDVGISGGVTAMPPFLEKFFPSIPKKMAEAKPNQYCIFDSQALTAFTSSLYISGLVSSLIAGRVTTTTGRRGILIIGGIIFMIGTLLGVVAVNLAMLILGRLLLGFGVGFTNQAAPIYITEMAPPKWRGAFTTAFQSFLGGGALLATIINWFASKMGENGWRFSLGCAGIPAIIMTVGAFFIPDTPSSLIQRGQLQKARQSLNQVRGVDSDTEAELNNLINYHEAAKAATKQPYKTIFQRKYRPHLVMTAAIPSFQQLTGINIVAFYAPVLFRSVGLSLSGSLIGAIILNFINFSSTFVSAYSVDRFGRRLLFLEAGVQIILCQLILAYIFSAELGTAGTSSFSKGSAILVLVLMCIIAAGFGWSWGPLTWIVPSEILPLEVRPAGQGICIASNFLLTFILSQVFLSILCKMKYGVFLFYAGWVMIMTVFVGLFLPETKGIPLQEMNKIWQDHWFWNRFVEDPSSNYANLIE